A window of Shewanella mesophila contains these coding sequences:
- a CDS encoding ABC transporter ATP-binding protein: MIKDVSALSAQGLCWHSGERQILSDVSVSLSQGKMLGIIGPNGAGKSTLLRCLYRYLTPSKGDICLFGHSVGDLSAKAFAQQVAVVLQDTPHHFDMTTAQLVALGLTPHKGAFSLTSEQDKVQVRHALATVGLSELANQSYEQLSGGEKQRALIARAIVQRPKLLILDEPTNHLDIRYQIQILELLRSLDITVVISIHDLNLASALCDQLLLLNRGRSVIQGSPAEVLTEQQIGEVFGVCCQVLPHPQHGNPQINYFYGYSHLGEQGDLVHGDAIGVTSANGRFLTKSDLKEGKG; encoded by the coding sequence GTGATTAAAGACGTTTCTGCCTTATCCGCACAAGGTTTATGCTGGCACAGCGGCGAACGCCAAATTTTGTCAGATGTCAGCGTGTCGCTGTCCCAAGGTAAAATGCTTGGGATCATCGGCCCTAATGGCGCAGGTAAATCGACGCTATTGCGTTGCCTTTACCGATATTTGACTCCCAGTAAAGGCGATATCTGTCTATTTGGTCATTCCGTTGGCGATCTATCGGCTAAGGCGTTTGCACAGCAAGTGGCTGTGGTTTTGCAAGATACGCCCCATCATTTCGATATGACGACGGCGCAGTTAGTTGCCTTAGGACTCACGCCCCATAAAGGCGCATTTTCCCTCACAAGCGAGCAAGATAAGGTGCAGGTACGTCATGCGCTTGCCACGGTTGGTTTGAGTGAGCTGGCGAATCAATCTTATGAGCAACTTTCGGGCGGCGAAAAACAACGGGCATTGATTGCTCGAGCCATAGTGCAACGGCCTAAGTTATTGATCCTCGATGAGCCGACAAATCACCTCGATATTCGTTACCAAATCCAGATCTTAGAACTACTGCGATCCTTAGATATTACCGTGGTGATCTCTATTCACGATCTGAATTTAGCCAGTGCCTTGTGTGATCAATTATTGCTGCTTAATAGAGGGCGATCGGTGATCCAAGGCTCGCCTGCAGAGGTGCTTACAGAGCAGCAGATTGGTGAGGTCTTTGGCGTATGCTGTCAGGTATTACCCCATCCACAACATGGTAATCCGCAGATTAACTATTTTTACGGTTATTCCCATCTAGGCGAGCAAGGTGACCTAGTCCATGGTGACGCGATAGGCGTTACCTCAGCCAATGGCAGATTTCTCACAAAGAGCGATCTGAAGGAGGGTAAGGGCTGA
- a CDS encoding histidine phosphatase family protein: protein MTQTTLYLMRHGECEGGNLLRGHCDVQLTEIGFAQMQLAYAKLPEAVDRVVSSPLIRCASFAEHIASKRRMSMRFDERLKEIYFGRWDGHEIPVLHEEHGEELTAYWQDPWQYPLPEGEAMSAFELRLDELVDDLVSQYSGEKLLLITHGGVIRYLMSKALGVTKSVGFYTRMSLEYACVVKITHYRADDGKGFWRLHWG from the coding sequence ATGACTCAAACAACGCTTTATTTGATGCGTCATGGCGAATGTGAAGGTGGTAATCTGCTGCGAGGCCATTGCGATGTTCAGCTGACTGAAATCGGTTTTGCACAGATGCAGTTGGCCTATGCTAAGTTGCCCGAAGCCGTTGACAGAGTAGTGAGTTCGCCTTTAATCCGCTGCGCCAGTTTTGCCGAACATATCGCCAGTAAAAGACGGATGAGCATGCGCTTTGATGAACGCCTAAAGGAGATCTACTTTGGCCGTTGGGATGGCCATGAAATCCCGGTATTACACGAAGAGCATGGCGAAGAGTTAACGGCTTATTGGCAAGATCCTTGGCAATATCCTTTACCTGAAGGTGAAGCTATGTCGGCCTTTGAACTGCGCCTCGATGAGCTGGTCGATGATCTCGTTAGTCAGTACAGTGGTGAGAAGTTATTACTTATCACTCATGGTGGCGTTATTCGTTATTTAATGTCCAAGGCCTTGGGAGTCACTAAGTCGGTAGGCTTCTATACTCGAATGAGTCTTGAGTATGCCTGTGTGGTTAAAATTACCCATTACAGAGCTGACGATGGCAAGGGGTTTTGGCGACTGCATTGGGGCTGA
- the metH gene encoding methionine synthase — protein MATHTPVKHVRQIAPQIIEQLKSQILILDGAMGTMIQDHKLEEDAFRGERFKDWPCDVKGNNDLLVLTQPAIIKDIHKQYLLAGADIIETNTFNATRIAMADYEMQELSAEINLEGARLARAAADEVSAETGRACYVAGVLGPTNRTCSISPDVNDPGYRNVSFDQLVEAYRESIEALIEGGADIIMVETIFDTLNAKAALFAVESIFDEIGQRLPIMISGTITDASGRTLTGQTTEAFYNSLRHVKPLSIGLNCALGPQELRPYVEELSKIAECYVSAHPNAGLPNEFGGYDETPEEMAEVIGEWAQEGFLNIIGGCCGTTPAHISAIRQAVIEHQARELPNIPVACRLSGLEPLTIDENSLFLNVGERTNVTGSAKFLRLIKTGEYEEALSVAREQVESGAQIIDINMDEGMLDGVEVMQKFLNLIASEPDISRVPIMIDSSKWEVIEAGLKCIQGKGIVNSISLKEGEEKFIEQATLVKRYGAAAIIMAFDEVGQADTKARKIEICTRAYRVLVDKVGFPPEDIIFDPNIFAIATGIDEHDNYAVDFIEATREIKRTLPHAMISGGVSNVSFSFRGNNPVREAIHAVFLYHAIQAGMDMGIVNAGQLAIYDDIDSELKARVEAVVQNLPCPVADSNNTEQLLEVAEKFRGDGSQVAKKEDLEWRSWEVSKRLAHALVKGITDFIDEDTEEARQQATRPLDVIEGPLMDGMNVVGDLFGSGKMFLPQVVKSARVMKKAVAYLNPYIELEKVEGQSNGKILMVTVKGDVHDIGKNIVGVVLACNGYEVIDLGVMVPVEKIIEVAKAENVDIIGMSGLITPSLDEMVHNVKAFHKAGLTIPSIIGGATCSKIHTAVKIAPHAPTGAIYIADASRAVPMVSKLISNDTRQATIDAAYDEYQVMRDKRNSQEKRKQIIPIAAARDNRCQHDWANYTPFVPNQLGRQVFDDYPLEDLVERIDWTPFFRSWELHGHFPKILDDKVVGEEARKLFADGKAMLKQIIDEKWLTAKAVIGLFPANTVNHDDIELYTDETRTTVEMTTHHLRMQIERVGNDNFCLADFVAPKHSGVADYMGGFAVTAGHGIDEHIARFEANHDDYNAIMLKCLADRLAEAFAERMHERVRKEFWGYAADEDLDNTALIREKYKGIRPAPGYPACPDHTEKGLLWDLLKPDETIGLNITESYAMFPTAAVSGWYFAHPQSRYFGVTNIGRDQVEDYAARKGISVEETERWLAPVLDYDV, from the coding sequence ATGGCGACCCATACCCCTGTTAAGCATGTAAGACAGATAGCACCGCAGATCATCGAGCAGCTCAAATCGCAGATATTGATCCTCGACGGCGCAATGGGCACCATGATCCAAGATCATAAGCTTGAGGAAGATGCCTTTCGCGGCGAACGTTTTAAAGATTGGCCCTGCGATGTAAAAGGCAATAACGATCTGCTCGTACTGACTCAGCCAGCCATTATCAAAGATATCCATAAGCAATACCTACTCGCTGGTGCCGATATTATCGAAACCAATACTTTTAACGCCACTCGTATCGCCATGGCCGACTACGAGATGCAGGAACTGTCCGCCGAAATAAATCTAGAAGGTGCAAGGCTTGCACGCGCCGCGGCCGATGAGGTCAGCGCTGAAACGGGTCGTGCTTGTTATGTCGCTGGGGTACTAGGCCCCACCAACCGAACCTGCTCGATTAGCCCCGATGTCAACGATCCCGGTTATCGCAATGTCAGCTTCGATCAACTGGTTGAAGCCTACCGCGAATCCATTGAAGCGCTCATCGAGGGCGGCGCCGACATCATCATGGTGGAAACCATCTTCGATACCCTCAACGCTAAAGCCGCACTGTTTGCGGTTGAGAGCATATTCGATGAGATAGGCCAGCGTTTACCCATCATGATCTCAGGCACCATCACAGATGCCTCGGGTCGCACCCTCACGGGACAAACCACTGAAGCCTTTTACAACTCCTTGCGTCACGTTAAACCGTTATCGATCGGCCTTAACTGCGCCCTTGGTCCACAAGAGCTGCGTCCCTACGTTGAAGAACTATCAAAGATTGCCGAATGTTATGTGTCGGCGCACCCTAACGCGGGTCTGCCTAATGAATTTGGGGGCTACGATGAAACCCCTGAAGAGATGGCGGAGGTTATCGGTGAATGGGCGCAAGAGGGCTTTCTGAACATCATTGGCGGTTGCTGCGGCACTACGCCAGCACATATTAGCGCCATACGCCAAGCGGTTATCGAGCACCAAGCCCGTGAATTACCTAATATCCCAGTCGCCTGTCGCCTGTCGGGGTTAGAGCCGCTTACCATAGATGAGAACTCGCTATTTCTAAACGTCGGTGAACGCACCAACGTCACCGGCTCGGCCAAATTTTTACGCCTGATCAAGACTGGCGAGTACGAAGAGGCGCTGTCGGTTGCCCGTGAACAGGTCGAAAGCGGTGCCCAGATCATCGATATCAATATGGATGAAGGGATGCTCGACGGCGTCGAGGTAATGCAGAAATTCCTCAACCTTATCGCCTCAGAGCCTGATATCAGCCGAGTACCGATCATGATCGACTCCTCCAAATGGGAGGTGATTGAGGCAGGACTAAAATGTATTCAAGGAAAAGGCATCGTTAACTCCATCTCCCTCAAAGAGGGCGAAGAGAAGTTTATCGAGCAAGCCACTCTAGTAAAGCGTTACGGCGCAGCCGCCATTATCATGGCATTCGATGAAGTCGGCCAAGCCGATACCAAGGCGCGTAAAATCGAGATCTGTACCCGCGCCTATCGGGTGCTGGTCGATAAGGTCGGCTTCCCGCCAGAAGATATTATTTTCGACCCCAACATCTTCGCCATCGCCACAGGCATTGACGAGCATGACAACTACGCCGTCGACTTTATTGAAGCCACTCGTGAGATAAAGCGCACCCTGCCCCACGCGATGATCTCGGGCGGTGTGTCGAACGTGTCGTTCTCATTCCGTGGTAACAACCCTGTGCGTGAGGCGATTCATGCAGTATTCCTCTATCATGCGATTCAAGCGGGGATGGACATGGGGATCGTCAACGCGGGTCAGCTGGCGATTTATGACGATATCGACAGCGAGCTAAAAGCACGCGTCGAAGCGGTAGTGCAAAACCTGCCTTGCCCAGTGGCTGATTCCAATAACACCGAGCAACTACTTGAGGTCGCCGAGAAGTTTCGCGGTGATGGGAGCCAAGTGGCTAAGAAGGAGGATTTAGAGTGGCGCAGCTGGGAGGTGAGCAAACGTCTTGCCCATGCTCTAGTGAAAGGCATTACCGACTTTATCGATGAAGATACCGAAGAAGCAAGACAACAAGCCACTCGGCCACTGGACGTGATTGAAGGCCCGCTCATGGATGGCATGAACGTGGTCGGCGACCTCTTTGGCTCAGGTAAGATGTTCCTGCCACAAGTGGTCAAATCGGCGCGGGTAATGAAAAAAGCGGTCGCCTATTTGAACCCCTATATCGAACTAGAGAAGGTCGAAGGTCAGTCCAACGGTAAAATCTTGATGGTCACCGTAAAAGGTGACGTGCACGATATCGGCAAAAACATCGTTGGCGTAGTGCTGGCCTGTAACGGCTATGAGGTGATCGATCTTGGGGTCATGGTGCCTGTGGAGAAGATCATCGAAGTCGCCAAGGCGGAAAATGTCGATATCATCGGCATGTCAGGCCTGATCACCCCGAGTCTCGATGAGATGGTGCATAACGTTAAAGCCTTCCATAAAGCAGGGCTCACGATCCCGTCGATCATTGGCGGCGCGACCTGCTCGAAAATTCATACCGCGGTTAAAATCGCGCCCCACGCCCCAACAGGTGCTATCTATATTGCCGACGCCTCACGCGCCGTGCCTATGGTATCCAAGCTTATCAGCAATGACACCCGTCAAGCCACCATCGATGCCGCCTATGATGAATATCAGGTGATGCGCGACAAGCGTAACTCACAAGAAAAGCGCAAACAGATCATCCCTATCGCCGCCGCACGCGACAACCGCTGCCAGCACGATTGGGCTAACTACACCCCATTTGTGCCTAACCAACTCGGGCGTCAGGTGTTCGATGACTACCCACTGGAAGACTTAGTCGAGCGTATCGACTGGACCCCGTTTTTCCGCAGCTGGGAACTGCATGGCCATTTCCCGAAAATCTTGGACGACAAGGTGGTCGGTGAAGAAGCCCGTAAGCTATTCGCCGATGGCAAAGCCATGCTTAAGCAGATCATCGACGAAAAATGGCTTACCGCCAAAGCGGTTATCGGCCTGTTCCCTGCCAATACCGTTAACCATGACGACATTGAGCTCTACACCGACGAAACCCGCACAACAGTGGAGATGACGACCCACCACCTGCGGATGCAGATAGAGCGCGTAGGCAACGATAACTTCTGTCTGGCTGATTTTGTCGCCCCCAAACACTCAGGTGTTGCCGACTACATGGGCGGCTTCGCCGTCACCGCAGGCCACGGCATCGACGAGCATATTGCCCGTTTCGAAGCCAACCACGATGACTACAATGCCATCATGCTCAAATGTTTAGCCGACCGCCTAGCCGAAGCGTTTGCAGAGCGCATGCATGAACGAGTGCGTAAAGAGTTTTGGGGCTACGCCGCAGACGAAGACTTAGATAACACGGCACTCATTCGTGAAAAATACAAAGGTATCCGCCCAGCACCGGGTTACCCCGCCTGCCCAGATCACACCGAAAAAGGCTTGTTATGGGACCTACTTAAGCCAGATGAAACCATTGGGCTTAATATTACCGAAAGCTACGCCATGTTCCCTACCGCCGCCGTATCGGGTTGGTATTTTGCCCACCCACAATCACGCTACTTTGGCGTGACCAATATTGGCCGCGATCAGGTAGAAGATTACGCCGCGCGTAAGGGGATAAGTGTGGAGGAAACCGAGCGGTGGTTAGCACCAGTATTGGATTATGATGTTTAG
- a CDS encoding DUF6765 family protein yields MQIDGHHALTYIAARFAGFDAEDASKVAYSAQYVDDATNGGVIKFTNGAMYYRIASAHKMLDYSNFDELANHQAWAAFHFLPGNAGLPAGENPTGSFIHKLICKPDSFIARDMLKLAIADKAKSYGLHRLGISMHVYADTFAHQGFTGNRHEVNEVSELKSSDAELDQNFLSKITNFFLSEAYPLGHGAALSHPDRPYITWQYKNGLGVQVERDNREIFFDAVDSMCCAMKCFISGDSTVNLDVVTGIPEEDALVIREMLAGINDDDGEVRHRRWLDAIAEGKFSFGAETLTYIAKGEGSWKHESIGQLAPKDQEDDTFEYHSPFLSSDWKMFHDALQAHRFDILHDVLPKYGICLA; encoded by the coding sequence ATGCAGATAGATGGACATCATGCGCTAACTTACATTGCAGCCAGATTTGCTGGTTTTGATGCAGAGGATGCTTCTAAGGTTGCTTACAGTGCTCAGTATGTGGATGACGCAACCAATGGAGGCGTCATCAAATTTACCAATGGTGCGATGTATTACCGTATAGCATCTGCTCATAAGATGCTGGACTATAGTAATTTTGACGAACTAGCGAACCACCAAGCTTGGGCGGCATTTCATTTTTTGCCAGGCAATGCGGGCTTGCCTGCTGGAGAGAATCCAACTGGTAGCTTCATACATAAGTTGATTTGTAAACCGGATAGTTTTATCGCTAGGGATATGTTAAAGCTGGCTATAGCAGATAAAGCTAAGTCTTATGGGCTTCATCGCCTAGGAATTAGTATGCACGTTTATGCTGATACCTTTGCTCATCAAGGGTTTACTGGTAATCGACATGAAGTCAATGAAGTGTCAGAGCTGAAAAGTAGTGATGCAGAATTAGATCAGAACTTTCTTTCTAAAATTACGAATTTCTTTTTGAGTGAAGCTTATCCTCTAGGTCATGGGGCTGCGTTGAGTCATCCCGATCGTCCTTACATTACTTGGCAGTATAAAAATGGTCTTGGAGTTCAAGTCGAGCGAGATAACAGAGAAATTTTCTTCGATGCCGTTGATAGCATGTGTTGTGCAATGAAATGCTTTATTAGTGGTGATTCGACAGTAAATCTAGATGTTGTGACTGGCATTCCTGAGGAAGATGCGTTGGTGATTAGGGAGATGCTAGCAGGTATTAATGATGACGATGGAGAGGTCAGACATCGTAGATGGCTAGACGCAATTGCAGAAGGTAAGTTTTCTTTTGGTGCTGAGACCTTGACTTATATAGCCAAAGGCGAGGGTTCATGGAAGCATGAATCGATAGGTCAACTAGCACCTAAAGATCAAGAAGATGACACGTTTGAATATCATAGCCCATTTTTAAGCTCTGATTGGAAAATGTTCCATGATGCTCTTCAGGCTCATAGATTCGATATATTGCATGATGTGCTACCAAAATATGGAATTTGTTTAGCATAA
- the katG gene encoding catalase/peroxidase HPI — MKGKTVNKQTLAALVSALLVFNPAVADEQNSAQMTKPKGTAVTGTAKAFQTKSKQFWWPDQLDLSALRDHDARSNPYGGSFDYAKAFNSLDLDQVKADIDQLLTQSQDWWPADYGNYGPFFIRMTWHSAGTYRTLDGRGGAGGGQQRFEPLNSWPDNASLDKARRLLWPVKQKYGEALSWSDLIVLAGNVALENMGFKTFGFAGGRNDDWEPDMVYWGPEVEMLASDREDRDGKLQRPLGATHMGLIYVNPEGPKGVPDPLGSAKNIRTAFSRMAMNDEETLALIAGGHTFGKMHGAHKPKDCLGAEPAAAGIEAQGLGWHNKCGKGHSEDTITSGLEGAWTQAPTQWTSLYLSNLLTYDWQQTRSPAGAIQWIPTDESVHKAVPDAHVKGKFHAPVMTTADLALKYDPEYRKIAERFLADPEEYRLAFAKAWYKLTHRDMGPARNFLGKEVPQGSFIWQDPIDQKTQSRLSAGDIKQLKQAIGKSGLSVAERVRVAWASAASYRHSDMRGGANGARIALAPQKDWAVNNPIETAKVLKTLEAIRADFNKGADKSQVSLADVIVLAGASAVEQAAKQAGFEVAVPFTPGRGDATQAQTDENSFSLLELHADGFRNYFDVNSSYKSPTEMLVDKADQLDLTVPEMTVLVGGLRALDANYQGVKHGVLTQRPGTLNNDFFVNLLDMSTLWQKSDVDGIYQGLDRSSGKPKWTATSVDLIFGSNSELRAVAEVYAFDTSKQKFVDDFVAAWVKVMNLDR; from the coding sequence ATGAAAGGAAAAACAGTAAACAAGCAAACGCTTGCGGCGTTAGTGAGTGCCTTGTTGGTGTTTAACCCAGCCGTCGCCGATGAGCAAAACTCCGCACAGATGACTAAACCCAAAGGGACCGCCGTCACTGGCACTGCCAAAGCGTTTCAAACCAAGAGCAAACAATTTTGGTGGCCCGATCAATTGGATCTTTCCGCGCTACGCGATCACGACGCCCGCTCCAATCCCTACGGCGGCAGTTTCGACTACGCTAAGGCCTTCAACTCGCTGGATCTCGACCAGGTAAAGGCCGATATTGACCAGCTGCTTACCCAATCACAGGATTGGTGGCCTGCCGATTACGGCAACTACGGTCCTTTCTTCATCCGCATGACCTGGCACAGCGCAGGTACCTATCGCACCTTGGATGGGCGTGGTGGTGCCGGTGGTGGACAGCAGCGATTCGAACCGCTAAACAGTTGGCCCGATAACGCCAGTCTGGACAAGGCACGCCGCCTGCTCTGGCCGGTGAAACAAAAATATGGTGAAGCGCTCTCCTGGTCCGATCTTATCGTGCTTGCGGGTAATGTCGCCCTGGAAAACATGGGATTTAAGACTTTCGGTTTTGCCGGTGGCCGTAATGACGATTGGGAACCAGACATGGTGTACTGGGGGCCGGAGGTCGAGATGCTCGCCAGCGATCGTGAAGACAGAGACGGCAAGCTACAAAGGCCCTTAGGCGCGACCCACATGGGACTCATCTATGTCAATCCAGAAGGCCCTAAAGGGGTGCCAGATCCGCTAGGTTCGGCCAAGAATATCCGCACAGCCTTTTCCCGCATGGCGATGAATGATGAGGAAACTCTGGCACTTATCGCCGGCGGCCATACCTTCGGTAAGATGCACGGTGCTCATAAGCCGAAAGATTGTCTGGGGGCAGAACCTGCCGCGGCAGGCATCGAAGCTCAGGGGCTGGGCTGGCACAACAAGTGTGGCAAGGGCCACTCTGAAGATACCATCACCAGTGGCCTGGAAGGGGCCTGGACTCAGGCGCCCACTCAGTGGACCTCGCTCTATCTGAGTAACTTGCTGACCTACGACTGGCAGCAGACCCGCAGTCCTGCTGGTGCGATCCAGTGGATCCCAACCGATGAGTCGGTGCACAAGGCCGTGCCCGATGCTCATGTCAAAGGTAAGTTTCATGCACCCGTGATGACCACGGCAGATCTTGCGCTCAAGTATGACCCCGAGTATCGCAAGATCGCCGAGCGCTTCCTAGCCGATCCAGAAGAGTATCGCTTGGCCTTTGCCAAGGCCTGGTACAAGTTGACCCACAGAGACATGGGGCCTGCCCGTAACTTCCTCGGTAAAGAGGTGCCTCAGGGCAGCTTCATTTGGCAAGACCCCATCGACCAGAAGACCCAGTCACGTCTCAGTGCCGGCGATATCAAGCAGCTTAAACAGGCAATAGGCAAGTCTGGGCTTAGCGTTGCCGAACGTGTTCGTGTGGCTTGGGCTTCGGCGGCGAGCTATCGTCATTCAGATATGCGTGGCGGTGCCAATGGGGCCCGTATCGCCCTAGCTCCGCAGAAGGATTGGGCGGTGAACAACCCAATCGAAACCGCCAAGGTACTTAAGACTCTGGAGGCGATTCGCGCCGACTTTAATAAGGGCGCCGACAAAAGCCAGGTTTCCTTGGCCGATGTTATCGTACTTGCGGGTGCAAGTGCCGTAGAGCAGGCCGCCAAGCAGGCGGGTTTCGAGGTTGCCGTGCCTTTCACCCCAGGACGAGGTGACGCTACACAGGCACAAACAGACGAGAACTCCTTTAGCTTGCTGGAATTACATGCCGATGGCTTTAGAAACTACTTCGACGTTAACAGCAGCTATAAATCGCCTACCGAGATGTTAGTGGACAAAGCCGACCAGCTGGATCTGACGGTGCCCGAGATGACAGTGTTAGTCGGTGGCCTGCGGGCACTCGATGCCAATTATCAAGGGGTGAAGCATGGGGTTCTGACCCAGCGTCCCGGCACGCTTAATAATGACTTTTTCGTCAACCTGTTAGACATGTCTACTCTGTGGCAGAAGTCTGATGTTGATGGCATCTATCAGGGGCTGGATCGCAGCAGCGGCAAACCTAAGTGGACCGCCACCTCGGTGGATCTCATCTTCGGTTCTAACTCTGAACTGCGTGCGGTCGCCGAAGTATATGCCTTCGATACCTCTAAGCAGAAGTTTGTCGATGATTTCGTTGCCGCCTGGGTCAAGGTGATGAATCTAGATAGATAA
- a CDS encoding alpha/beta hydrolase family protein, protein MKKVGILLICLLMPFATAFAQATKPLSVDVLWQLKRIGSPIISPQGEYIVAPVTQYDVPEDKGSTQLWLFAKDGSSQRAITAEGMRVSEPLFSPDGKTLAFVSKRDKDEDGQIYLLPMGAPGEAQRLTNVPGGVYGIKWVGEHLYFISRIYPDKNWDEMAKQLKADKDTKVSAHQWNALPYSSFDHWIEEERQAHIFRIAAKGGDIEAVTQPLEIELPRSSQGADSYDIDPSETWVAFNANGWEAELKTRQVDPKIDIFLAKIGSDKAVNLTKDNQAPDSSPSFSPDGKTLAFTRQLIPGFYADKSRLMLLDLKKRSERELAKEWDRSVSSFSWTPDSKGFYAAIDDAATRRIYHIDAKNGKIKPITKATNFGQPVMAKNGALIATNDSFLYPPRLVAINPKNGETSRLDSFNDDVLADVDMGTYESVTYKGYQGDDIQMWVHYPPGFDRSKKYPLMMLIHGGPHNGISDGFHFRWNAQTFASWGYVTAWANFHGSSGFGQEFADSINPDWKNKSLDDVLKAADWFKQKEWIDGDRMVAGGGSYGGYLSSIILGQENPFKALLIHAAVYNMYSQMSSDFAVHSTRFGYYWEKPEIYQSISPHYFAGNFNTPTLIIHGQLDYRVPVGQGFELFRTLQSRGVESRMIYFPDENHWILKPNNSIYWYNQVKDWMTHYAEPGGR, encoded by the coding sequence GTGAAGAAAGTAGGGATTCTATTAATCTGCCTGCTGATGCCCTTTGCTACGGCATTTGCACAGGCCACTAAACCGCTTTCAGTCGATGTGCTGTGGCAACTCAAACGTATTGGCAGTCCAATCATCTCACCACAGGGAGAATACATTGTCGCGCCAGTCACCCAATATGATGTCCCAGAAGATAAGGGCTCAACCCAGCTATGGCTATTTGCTAAAGATGGTTCGAGCCAACGTGCCATTACCGCCGAAGGGATGAGAGTCAGCGAGCCGCTATTTTCCCCCGATGGCAAAACCCTAGCCTTTGTCAGTAAGCGCGACAAAGATGAAGATGGTCAAATCTATCTGCTGCCAATGGGTGCCCCCGGTGAGGCCCAACGGCTAACAAATGTGCCAGGTGGGGTTTATGGCATCAAGTGGGTAGGTGAACATCTCTATTTTATTAGCCGTATTTATCCTGATAAAAACTGGGATGAAATGGCTAAGCAGTTAAAAGCAGACAAAGACACCAAAGTCTCTGCCCATCAATGGAATGCCCTGCCCTATTCAAGCTTCGATCATTGGATTGAAGAGGAGCGTCAAGCCCATATCTTCCGTATCGCGGCTAAGGGTGGTGATATAGAGGCCGTTACCCAACCGTTAGAAATCGAGTTACCTCGCTCTTCGCAAGGGGCTGACAGCTATGATATCGACCCAAGTGAAACATGGGTGGCGTTTAACGCTAACGGCTGGGAAGCTGAGCTTAAGACCCGTCAGGTCGATCCTAAGATTGATATCTTTTTGGCCAAAATTGGTAGTGATAAAGCGGTAAATCTCACCAAAGACAACCAAGCGCCTGATAGCAGTCCATCATTTAGTCCAGATGGCAAAACCTTGGCTTTTACTCGCCAGCTTATTCCTGGCTTCTATGCCGACAAATCACGTCTGATGTTACTAGATCTTAAAAAACGTAGCGAACGAGAGCTGGCAAAAGAGTGGGATCGCTCTGTATCGAGCTTTAGCTGGACGCCTGATAGCAAAGGTTTTTATGCCGCTATTGATGATGCTGCCACCAGACGGATTTATCACATCGATGCCAAAAATGGCAAAATAAAGCCCATCACTAAAGCAACCAACTTTGGTCAACCTGTAATGGCTAAGAATGGTGCCTTGATCGCAACTAATGACAGCTTTCTCTACCCACCACGTTTAGTCGCGATAAACCCCAAAAATGGTGAGACTTCGCGTTTAGACTCATTTAACGATGATGTGCTGGCCGATGTGGATATGGGCACCTACGAGTCCGTCACCTATAAAGGCTATCAGGGTGATGATATTCAGATGTGGGTGCACTATCCTCCGGGGTTTGATCGCAGCAAGAAATATCCCTTGATGATGCTGATCCACGGTGGTCCTCACAATGGCATCTCTGACGGATTTCACTTCCGCTGGAATGCGCAAACCTTCGCCTCTTGGGGATATGTTACCGCTTGGGCTAACTTCCATGGTTCGAGTGGTTTTGGACAAGAGTTTGCCGACAGCATCAATCCCGATTGGAAAAATAAGTCACTGGATGATGTGTTAAAAGCCGCCGATTGGTTTAAACAAAAAGAGTGGATCGATGGCGATCGCATGGTCGCCGGTGGTGGCAGTTACGGTGGTTATTTATCGTCCATTATCTTGGGTCAAGAAAACCCCTTCAAAGCCCTGTTAATTCACGCTGCGGTTTACAACATGTACTCGCAGATGTCGTCTGATTTTGCAGTCCATAGCACTCGTTTCGGCTATTACTGGGAAAAGCCTGAGATCTATCAGTCAATCTCTCCGCACTACTTTGCAGGCAATTTTAATACGCCGACACTGATCATCCATGGGCAGTTGGATTATCGTGTTCCCGTAGGCCAAGGCTTTGAGTTATTCCGCACCTTACAGAGTCGCGGCGTCGAATCAAGAATGATCTATTTCCCCGACGAAAATCACTGGATCTTAAAGCCCAACAACTCGATCTATTGGTACAACCAAGTTAAAGATTGGATGACTCACTACGCCGAGCCTGGTGGCCGCTAA